The Halosimplex litoreum genome has a window encoding:
- a CDS encoding DUF2797 domain-containing protein: MQIVGYESGTDGPPALLIADDGSVSAVALDPHAEITYALEERHCAGVLDDGSHIPCPRDGAPYCDDHTSRWPCARCTGECSMPVDACREEHAIYLAAFAPATFKVGVTRSWRLDTRLREQGADRAAHLRTVADGRVARQIEAEIATDVGDRVRVPTKVRGLHERVDEAAWDTLLAEFDPIETYDFDYGLDLVDRPVTETVASGTVRGVQGRVLLLDNGGSTYAVDMRDLVGYDVRPGESDRNLQSSLGAFG; this comes from the coding sequence GTGCAGATAGTGGGGTACGAGAGCGGTACCGACGGACCGCCAGCGCTGCTGATCGCCGACGACGGCTCCGTCTCGGCGGTGGCGCTCGACCCTCATGCCGAGATCACCTACGCCCTCGAGGAACGCCACTGCGCCGGCGTGCTCGACGACGGCTCGCACATACCCTGTCCCCGCGATGGCGCGCCCTACTGCGACGACCACACCTCCCGGTGGCCCTGCGCGCGATGCACGGGGGAGTGCTCGATGCCCGTCGACGCCTGCCGCGAGGAACACGCCATCTACCTCGCCGCCTTCGCGCCCGCGACGTTCAAAGTCGGCGTCACGCGCTCCTGGCGGCTCGACACCCGCCTGCGCGAGCAGGGCGCCGACCGCGCCGCGCACCTCCGGACGGTCGCCGACGGCCGCGTCGCCCGGCAGATCGAGGCCGAGATCGCGACCGACGTCGGCGACCGCGTGCGCGTCCCGACGAAGGTCCGCGGCCTCCACGAGCGGGTCGACGAGGCTGCCTGGGACACCCTGCTCGCCGAGTTCGACCCGATCGAGACCTACGACTTCGACTACGGTCTCGACCTCGTCGACCGGCCGGTGACCGAAACGGTCGCTTCGGGGACGGTCAGGGGCGTCCAGGGTAGGGTGCTGTTACTCGACAACGGCGGCAGCACGTACGCCGTCGACATGCGCGACCTCGTCGGGTACGACGTGCGGCCGGGCGAGAGCGACCGAAACCTCCAGTCCAGCCTCGGCGCGTTCGGGTAG
- a CDS encoding YbhB/YbcL family Raf kinase inhibitor-like protein: MADLQFTSPAFADGTAIPERYGYTEDNVNPPLEISGAPSNTESFLIVVDDPDAREPAGKIWDHWVVWNVDADTESIPEDWDLEGDGAVAGENDYGETGWGGPNPPDREHTYRFLLYALDDRLNLGRDATKDDAYDAAEGCLVGKAQLEGTYAP; the protein is encoded by the coding sequence ATGGCCGACCTGCAATTCACCAGTCCGGCGTTCGCGGACGGCACGGCGATCCCCGAGCGTTACGGCTACACCGAGGACAACGTCAACCCGCCTTTGGAGATCTCGGGGGCGCCCTCGAACACGGAATCGTTCCTGATCGTCGTCGACGACCCCGACGCGCGCGAGCCCGCGGGGAAGATCTGGGACCACTGGGTCGTCTGGAACGTCGACGCCGACACCGAGTCGATCCCCGAGGACTGGGACCTCGAGGGCGACGGCGCCGTCGCCGGCGAGAACGACTACGGGGAGACCGGCTGGGGCGGCCCGAACCCGCCGGACCGCGAGCACACCTACCGGTTCCTCCTCTACGCGCTCGACGACCGCCTGAATCTCGGCCGGGACGCCACCAAGGACGACGCCTACGACGCCGCCGAGGGCTGCCTCGTCGGCAAGGCACAGCTCGAAGGCACCTACGCGCCCTGA
- a CDS encoding transcription factor, translated as MAFDELLEDPVIQKYLHELVGPKGMPVAAAPPDGEVTDEELAEDLGLELNDVRRALFILYENDLASYRRLRDEDSGWLTYLWTFEYEKIPEQLESEMYRLLEALEEREGYEKDNEFYLCEHCGIRFEFGEAMEFGFECPDCGNPVEAMENTRLVDAMETRIAQLRDELNVEHGEA; from the coding sequence ATGGCTTTTGACGAACTTCTGGAGGACCCCGTTATACAGAAGTACTTACACGAGCTGGTCGGCCCGAAAGGGATGCCGGTGGCGGCGGCACCGCCGGACGGCGAAGTGACCGACGAGGAGCTCGCCGAGGACCTCGGCCTGGAGCTCAACGACGTTCGCCGTGCGCTGTTCATCCTCTACGAGAACGACCTGGCGAGCTACCGCCGGCTTCGCGACGAGGACTCGGGGTGGCTCACGTACCTCTGGACCTTCGAGTACGAGAAGATCCCCGAGCAACTTGAGTCGGAGATGTACCGGCTGCTCGAAGCTCTGGAGGAGCGGGAGGGCTACGAGAAGGACAACGAGTTCTACCTGTGTGAGCACTGCGGCATCCGCTTCGAGTTCGGCGAAGCCATGGAGTTCGGCTTCGAGTGCCCGGACTGTGGCAACCCCGTCGAGGCGATGGAGAACACTCGCCTGGTCGACGCGATGGAGACGCGGATCGCACAACTGCGCGACGAACTCAACGTCGAGCACGGCGAGGCCTGA
- a CDS encoding ATP-NAD kinase family protein — protein MRRIGVVVNPIAGMGGRVGLKGTDGKVEEARERGAEPRAPERARAALDALAGTGASVELLAFDGPMGADAARAVGFDPLVVGAPSGSEGEGGETTAADTRAAVHAFVERDADLILFVGGDGTAVDVAEAVTECDSEIPILGVPAGVKIYSSVFAVRPREAGIVAASFEDVETGEVNDVDEDAYRAQEVSTELRAIAKTPVAEQRQASKQTGGGSVATLAEGVAEEVRPGTTYVLGPGGTVGAIKAELGFEGTPLGVDVWRADAGNGRASGAVPTGKVVVRDGGAADIEAALGERNVVVVSPIGGQGFVFGRGNQQISPEVIRRSTIEIVATRAKLDGLDALRVDTGDPDLDESLRGWHRVRVGRYERRLVDIE, from the coding sequence ATGCGACGGATCGGCGTGGTCGTCAACCCGATCGCCGGCATGGGCGGGCGAGTGGGACTGAAGGGCACCGACGGGAAAGTCGAGGAGGCCCGCGAACGCGGGGCGGAGCCGCGGGCACCCGAACGAGCGCGCGCGGCGCTGGACGCGCTGGCCGGGACGGGTGCGAGCGTCGAGCTACTCGCTTTCGACGGGCCGATGGGTGCGGACGCCGCGCGTGCGGTGGGATTCGACCCCCTCGTCGTCGGAGCGCCCTCGGGGAGCGAGGGCGAGGGCGGGGAGACGACGGCGGCGGACACCCGCGCGGCGGTCCACGCGTTCGTCGAGCGCGACGCGGATCTGATACTGTTCGTCGGGGGCGACGGGACCGCCGTCGACGTGGCCGAGGCGGTAACCGAGTGCGACAGCGAGATCCCGATCCTGGGGGTGCCGGCGGGGGTGAAGATCTACTCGTCGGTGTTCGCGGTACGGCCCCGAGAAGCGGGGATCGTCGCCGCGTCGTTCGAGGACGTGGAGACCGGCGAGGTCAACGACGTGGACGAGGACGCCTACCGAGCCCAGGAGGTGTCGACCGAGCTGCGAGCGATCGCGAAGACGCCCGTCGCCGAACAGCGCCAGGCGAGCAAGCAGACCGGCGGCGGCTCCGTCGCGACGCTCGCCGAAGGGGTCGCCGAAGAGGTCCGACCAGGGACGACCTACGTCCTCGGCCCTGGCGGAACCGTCGGCGCGATCAAGGCCGAACTCGGGTTCGAAGGGACGCCGCTGGGCGTCGACGTGTGGCGGGCGGACGCCGGAAACGGACGGGCCAGCGGTGCGGTGCCGACGGGCAAAGTGGTCGTCCGCGACGGGGGCGCTGCCGACATCGAGGCGGCCCTGGGCGAGCGAAACGTGGTCGTCGTCTCCCCGATCGGTGGACAGGGATTCGTCTTCGGTCGCGGCAACCAGCAGATCTCTCCCGAGGTGATCCGCCGATCGACGATCGAGATCGTCGCGACCCGCGCGAAACTCGACGGACTGGACGCCCTCCGCGTCGACACGGGTGACCCCGACCTCGACGAGTCACTGCGGGGCTGGCACCGCGTCAGGGTCGGCCGCTACGAGCGACGGCTCGTCGACATCGAGTGA
- a CDS encoding helix-turn-helix transcriptional regulator — protein sequence MAAAEADLNEDEHAGLELIRETGGIHQSDFWKELDVSSRKGSRIADALADQDLIQREETVYNGHNTYYLTPAARDLDFSLLMAGDQLSPFVGDDEVNAHSDTFSQFVMNLAYEE from the coding sequence ATGGCCGCTGCCGAAGCCGACCTCAACGAGGACGAGCACGCGGGACTGGAACTCATCCGGGAGACGGGAGGCATCCACCAGAGCGACTTCTGGAAGGAGCTGGACGTGAGTTCCCGCAAGGGGAGCCGCATCGCCGACGCGCTGGCCGACCAGGACCTCATCCAGCGCGAGGAGACCGTCTACAACGGCCACAACACCTACTATCTGACGCCCGCCGCCCGCGACCTCGACTTCTCGCTGTTGATGGCCGGCGACCAGCTCTCCCCGTTCGTCGGCGACGACGAGGTCAACGCCCACAGCGACACCTTCTCGCAGTTCGTCATGAACCTCGCCTACGAGGAGTAG
- a CDS encoding phosphate uptake regulator PhoU, translating into METRKVQRLGPSTLAMTLPAKWAKEHNVEKGDEVSLRMGGKGTLTVMPESVQGEESEAVIHAEDLNADALERAILSQYVLGRRIIHVDAGESGTLESSHINAVYNAETQLMGLGVVEETPERIAIRCSVDPEDFTLDNLLERLESTGSTMRNEAIKALAHGNPDLAQRALNRERQANKIFVLLLRLIFTSYQNPNLARAVGLNDGFPLIGYRSIAKNLELTADNAEDIAEIALETEGHSLNVDSSTMRRIREFTDQVNEITELAVEAAVERDYDIAIEVREMFAEIGDREAEILDDLDEMSNDDVLRVREVLVSLQQTAQYAVRNAEIATNLALSEESEHTTIQSDSTQD; encoded by the coding sequence ATGGAAACGCGGAAAGTCCAGCGGTTGGGTCCGTCGACGCTGGCGATGACCCTCCCTGCGAAGTGGGCCAAGGAGCACAACGTCGAGAAGGGTGACGAGGTATCGCTGCGGATGGGCGGCAAGGGGACGCTGACGGTGATGCCCGAGTCCGTCCAGGGCGAGGAGTCCGAGGCGGTCATCCACGCCGAGGACCTCAACGCAGACGCGCTCGAACGGGCGATCCTCTCGCAGTACGTCCTCGGGCGGCGCATCATCCACGTCGACGCCGGCGAGAGCGGGACCCTGGAGAGTTCCCACATCAACGCCGTCTACAACGCCGAGACCCAGCTGATGGGACTTGGCGTCGTCGAGGAGACCCCCGAGCGGATCGCCATTCGTTGCTCTGTCGACCCGGAGGACTTCACGCTCGACAACCTCCTCGAACGACTGGAGAGCACGGGCTCGACGATGCGAAACGAGGCGATCAAGGCGCTCGCCCACGGCAACCCCGACCTCGCCCAGCGGGCCCTGAACCGGGAACGGCAGGCCAACAAGATCTTCGTCCTGCTGCTGCGCCTGATATTCACTTCCTACCAGAACCCCAACCTCGCGCGGGCGGTGGGGCTGAACGACGGGTTCCCGCTCATCGGCTACCGTTCGATCGCGAAGAACCTCGAACTGACCGCGGACAACGCCGAAGACATCGCCGAGATCGCCCTGGAGACCGAGGGCCACTCGCTGAACGTCGACTCCTCGACGATGCGTCGCATCCGCGAGTTCACCGACCAGGTCAACGAGATCACCGAACTCGCGGTCGAGGCGGCCGTCGAGCGCGACTACGACATCGCCATCGAGGTCCGCGAGATGTTCGCCGAGATCGGCGACCGCGAGGCCGAGATCCTGGACGACCTCGACGAGATGTCCAACGACGACGTCCTGCGGGTCCGCGAGGTGCTCGTGAGCCTCCAGCAGACCGCTCAGTATGCCGTCCGTAACGCCGAGATCGCGACGAACCTCGCGCTCAGCGAGGAGTCCGAACACACGACTATCCAGTCCGACTCGACGCAGGACTGA
- a CDS encoding competence/damage-inducible protein A — MRVAIVTVGDELLVGDTVNTNAAWLGERLTERGVDVERVVTLPDRVADIARVVNEYRAAYDAVLVTGGLGPTHDDLTMDGVAAAFGREVVESEEALDWLAEEGGYAADDLAEGTADIPRGARLLKNLEGVAPGCVVGSVYVLPGVPAEMKAMFETIADEFAGEIEHVTSVVADEPESALLDRIDELRDRFDVAVGSYPGDSVRVKIRGGDQEVETAAAWLRDRVELADIETESDE; from the coding sequence ATGCGCGTTGCTATCGTCACGGTCGGCGACGAGTTGCTCGTCGGCGACACGGTGAACACGAACGCCGCCTGGCTGGGGGAACGACTGACCGAGCGCGGCGTCGACGTGGAGCGAGTCGTCACGCTCCCGGACCGCGTGGCCGACATCGCCCGCGTCGTCAACGAGTACCGGGCCGCCTACGACGCCGTCCTCGTGACCGGCGGGCTCGGGCCGACCCACGACGACCTGACGATGGACGGCGTCGCCGCCGCCTTCGGCCGCGAGGTCGTCGAGAGCGAGGAGGCGCTGGACTGGCTCGCCGAGGAAGGCGGCTACGCGGCCGACGACCTCGCCGAGGGAACCGCGGACATCCCTCGGGGCGCTCGTCTGCTGAAGAACCTCGAGGGCGTCGCCCCCGGTTGCGTCGTCGGGAGCGTCTACGTCCTGCCGGGCGTGCCCGCGGAGATGAAAGCCATGTTCGAGACGATCGCGGACGAGTTCGCCGGCGAGATCGAACACGTCACCTCGGTCGTCGCCGACGAACCGGAGAGCGCGTTGCTGGACCGGATCGACGAGCTGCGCGACCGGTTCGACGTGGCCGTCGGGAGCTACCCTGGCGACTCGGTGCGAGTGAAGATACGGGGCGGTGACCAGGAAGTCGAGACGGCCGCCGCGTGGCTACGCGATCGGGTCGAACTGGCCGATATCGAGACGGAGAGCGACGAGTAA
- a CDS encoding protein-tyrosine phosphatase family protein, producing the protein MPGTNLGREGPDWWRHDETVVRPFGYGHDRPIARRVCERDLFVGNAAAADPDRPDDHRTGAPARGDNVLSLTAEPRPATTHHRPLVDGPGNEWAAFEAAADTACRLLGSRPGSLLVHCSHGVSRSAAVAAVALAAAEDRSFRSALSDVQSARPPAQPHPALHEQAVYSLAKR; encoded by the coding sequence ATGCCTGGTACGAATCTCGGCCGCGAAGGCCCCGACTGGTGGCGTCACGACGAGACGGTCGTCCGCCCGTTCGGCTACGGCCACGACCGACCGATCGCTCGGCGAGTCTGCGAACGCGACCTGTTCGTCGGGAACGCGGCCGCCGCCGACCCCGACCGGCCCGACGACCACCGGACCGGCGCTCCCGCTCGCGGCGACAACGTCCTCTCGCTGACGGCCGAGCCGCGACCGGCGACGACCCATCACCGACCCCTCGTCGACGGCCCCGGCAACGAGTGGGCCGCGTTCGAAGCGGCCGCCGACACGGCGTGTCGACTCCTCGGGTCGAGACCGGGGTCTCTGCTCGTTCACTGTTCGCACGGCGTCTCGCGGAGCGCGGCAGTCGCCGCGGTCGCGCTCGCCGCCGCGGAGGACCGCTCGTTCCGGTCGGCGCTCTCCGACGTGCAGTCCGCGCGACCGCCGGCACAGCCGCACCCGGCGCTCCACGAGCAGGCCGTCTACTCCCTCGCAAAACGGTGA
- a CDS encoding DUF2110 family protein: MVVLATKLYVEGDARSRATDSLRSQVNNVVGDLDVAFTLEIRDDDFPEVALDGEDATVAANALAEEWGEVTPEIDPGAEHVGTLESWDDEGFVLDAGFGRDVRIPAGEIGLGQGTPEQIRTRFGLVQHLPMRFVAADPDEDEPARLADAERDRLYDWTRGAGRVNVNSATRAEARATVNRAGHAQDIVTVERLGLLEQSIVCTEDTDPPGLLASIGQYMPAELLCVVP, encoded by the coding sequence ATGGTCGTACTCGCAACCAAGCTGTACGTCGAGGGCGACGCCCGGTCGCGAGCGACCGACTCGCTGCGCTCGCAGGTAAACAACGTCGTCGGCGACCTCGACGTGGCGTTTACCCTCGAGATCCGCGACGACGACTTCCCCGAGGTCGCCCTCGACGGCGAGGACGCGACGGTCGCGGCCAACGCCCTCGCCGAGGAGTGGGGCGAGGTCACGCCCGAAATCGACCCGGGCGCGGAACACGTCGGGACGCTCGAGTCGTGGGACGACGAGGGGTTCGTCCTCGACGCCGGCTTCGGCCGTGACGTGCGCATTCCCGCCGGCGAGATCGGGCTCGGACAGGGGACGCCAGAGCAGATCCGGACGCGGTTCGGCCTCGTCCAGCACCTGCCGATGCGGTTCGTCGCGGCCGACCCCGACGAGGACGAACCCGCACGACTGGCCGACGCCGAGCGCGACCGCCTCTACGACTGGACGCGCGGGGCGGGGCGGGTCAACGTCAACTCGGCGACGCGGGCCGAGGCGCGGGCGACGGTCAACCGTGCGGGCCACGCCCAGGACATCGTGACCGTCGAGCGGCTCGGTCTGCTCGAACAGAGCATCGTCTGTACCGAAGACACCGACCCGCCGGGGCTGCTGGCGAGCATCGGCCAGTACATGCCGGCGGAGCTGCTCTGTGTCGTGCCATGA
- a CDS encoding DUF5803 family protein, translating to MRRRSVLALGLLAVLVALGGCASPFGGGGPDEAQLNQNATYDWDTNATTTYDVGRGNFTGILGVENESYVELYQRSELGTDEPLDVASLRFRYPDNGTVTAPANRSNFYVNATNSRLNVTLPEAGGQVAFTANRPNAKRFAVPTFLESAHSVEVVLPPQARVGVPLLSKVSPGGYTTSSPDESNRMTVRWNSVERGPIVTRYYLARDLLLFGGIGGVLALVGIGGALYYLRQIRVLERRREEIGLDVETETDEFDDDDPPPGMR from the coding sequence ATGAGGCGGCGATCGGTCCTCGCGCTCGGCCTGTTGGCAGTGCTCGTCGCGCTCGGGGGCTGTGCGTCGCCGTTCGGCGGCGGCGGCCCCGACGAGGCGCAGCTGAATCAGAACGCGACCTACGACTGGGACACCAACGCGACGACGACCTACGACGTTGGCCGCGGGAACTTCACGGGGATACTCGGCGTCGAGAACGAGTCGTACGTCGAGCTGTACCAGCGGAGCGAACTCGGCACCGACGAGCCGCTGGACGTGGCCTCGCTCCGATTCCGCTACCCCGACAACGGGACGGTCACCGCGCCGGCCAACCGGTCGAACTTCTACGTCAACGCGACGAACTCGCGGCTGAACGTGACGCTCCCCGAGGCAGGGGGCCAGGTGGCGTTCACGGCGAACCGGCCCAACGCCAAGCGGTTCGCGGTCCCGACGTTCCTCGAGTCGGCCCACTCGGTCGAGGTCGTCCTTCCGCCGCAGGCTCGCGTCGGCGTGCCGCTGCTCTCGAAGGTCTCGCCGGGTGGCTACACCACAAGCTCCCCCGACGAGTCGAACCGGATGACCGTCCGCTGGAACTCGGTCGAACGCGGCCCGATAGTGACCCGGTACTACCTCGCGCGGGACCTGCTGCTGTTCGGCGGCATCGGTGGGGTCCTCGCGCTGGTCGGTATCGGCGGCGCGCTGTACTACCTGCGGCAGATCCGCGTGCTGGAGCGTCGGCGCGAAGAGATCGGTCTCGACGTGGAGACCGAGACCGACGAGTTCGACGACGACGACCCACCGCCGGGGATGCGGTAG
- a CDS encoding tRNA (cytidine(56)-2'-O)-methyltransferase yields the protein MNDEPEVAVLRLGHRPGRDDRMTTHVGLTARALGADRVVFGPKASGSADTVRDITDRFGGPFEVEVTDAPKATISDWTGPVVHLTMYGLPIQNVQDDLRESLAADEPVLFVVGAEKVSFDVYERADYNVAVTNQPHSEVASLAVTLDRMFDGAELDREWVGADREVIPKETGKRVVEPGGADRHGDAGSADEAE from the coding sequence ATGAACGACGAACCCGAGGTCGCCGTCCTCCGGCTGGGTCACCGGCCGGGTCGCGACGACCGGATGACGACCCACGTCGGACTCACGGCGCGGGCGCTGGGTGCCGACCGCGTCGTCTTCGGCCCGAAGGCGTCCGGCTCGGCCGACACGGTGCGGGACATCACCGACCGCTTCGGCGGCCCCTTCGAGGTCGAGGTCACCGACGCGCCGAAGGCGACCATCTCCGACTGGACCGGCCCGGTCGTCCACCTCACGATGTACGGGCTGCCGATCCAGAACGTGCAGGACGACCTGCGCGAGTCGCTGGCGGCGGACGAGCCGGTCCTGTTCGTCGTCGGTGCCGAGAAGGTGTCGTTCGACGTGTACGAGCGCGCCGACTACAACGTCGCCGTGACGAACCAGCCCCACTCGGAGGTGGCGTCGCTCGCGGTGACGCTCGACCGGATGTTCGACGGGGCCGAACTCGACCGCGAGTGGGTCGGCGCCGACCGCGAAGTGATCCCGAAAGAGACCGGCAAGCGCGTCGTGGAACCGGGCGGCGCCGACCGCCACGGAGACGCCGGATCGGCCGACGAGGCCGAGTGA
- a CDS encoding DUF7525 family protein gives MSEATAGSDMGIGLGLAFGVLAVAGAVGMLVAYSNQIVAGWSFALAIVGGICAVAAIHLYDGANA, from the coding sequence ATGAGCGAGGCAACCGCGGGCTCGGACATGGGTATCGGGCTGGGACTGGCGTTCGGCGTGCTCGCGGTGGCGGGCGCGGTCGGAATGTTGGTCGCCTACAGCAATCAGATCGTCGCGGGCTGGAGCTTCGCCCTGGCGATCGTCGGTGGGATCTGCGCGGTCGCCGCGATCCACCTCTACGACGGCGCGAACGCGTAA
- a CDS encoding NAD-dependent epimerase/dehydratase family protein encodes MELSGKRLVVTGGAGFVGSHLCERLVADNEVVAVDDFSNGERAWLPDGVEVVEGDLTDPEVAAEAITEEVDGVFHFAANKNAAADDIDQYRFNNELTETVLDRMDEVGVDKIAFTSSSTVYGEAPRPTPEDYAPLEPISIYGASKLGEESLLSVYANSHDFTAWVYRFANIVGPRLQLGAVIPDFVDKLEDDPDSLTILGDGRQEKSYMHVDDCVDAMCHVVEHAGDVSEGTSEARRTSSDGDFNVYNLGTRTTTSVTTIADIVSDEMGLDPAYEYTGGDRGWVGDVPRMRLSIEKLSALGWEPEGSSDDAVRRATRQLLDG; translated from the coding sequence ATGGAACTCTCTGGCAAGCGACTGGTCGTCACTGGCGGCGCGGGCTTCGTGGGTTCGCACCTCTGTGAGCGACTGGTCGCAGACAACGAGGTGGTCGCGGTCGACGACTTTTCGAACGGCGAGCGCGCGTGGCTGCCCGACGGCGTCGAAGTGGTCGAGGGCGACTTGACCGACCCCGAGGTGGCCGCCGAAGCGATCACCGAAGAGGTAGACGGCGTCTTCCACTTCGCCGCGAACAAGAACGCCGCCGCCGACGACATCGACCAGTACCGCTTCAACAACGAACTCACCGAGACCGTCCTCGACCGGATGGACGAGGTCGGTGTCGACAAGATCGCCTTTACCTCTTCGTCGACGGTGTACGGCGAGGCCCCGCGGCCCACCCCCGAGGACTACGCGCCGCTGGAGCCCATCAGCATCTACGGCGCCTCCAAACTCGGCGAGGAGAGTCTGCTGTCGGTGTACGCCAACAGCCACGACTTCACCGCGTGGGTCTACCGGTTCGCCAACATCGTCGGCCCGCGGCTTCAGCTGGGTGCGGTCATCCCCGACTTCGTCGACAAACTGGAGGACGACCCCGACTCGCTGACGATCCTCGGCGACGGCCGCCAGGAGAAGTCGTACATGCACGTCGACGACTGTGTCGATGCCATGTGTCACGTCGTCGAACACGCCGGGGACGTCTCCGAGGGCACCTCGGAGGCTCGTCGGACTTCGTCTGACGGTGACTTCAACGTCTACAATCTGGGCACGCGCACGACGACCTCGGTGACGACCATCGCCGATATCGTCAGCGACGAGATGGGCCTCGATCCGGCCTACGAGTACACGGGCGGCGACCGCGGGTGGGTCGGCGACGTGCCGCGGATGCGCCTCTCCATCGAGAAGCTCTCGGCGCTGGGCTGGGAGCCCGAGGGGTCGTCCGACGACGCCGTCCGACGCGCGACCCGTCAACTGCTCGACGGCTGA
- a CDS encoding NRDE family protein, with the protein MCTLVFAWQVFPDAPVVAAANRDEALDRPSTPPEVIEESPRVVAPRDEEAGGTWIGYNEAGVFVAITNRWNGRDPGGERSRGLLVRDALRQSSAEAATRLVERELDENTYDGFNLVVADASAALFVEWDGDRRRVRNFDPGVHVVVNVGADGDYTIPERRAEAGRAQAENAGKVAAALEVEPGERSTEWLDRAADVVADHEYGVCIHRDRFGTRSSSLVEIGREGSRYRYADGPPCETDYRDVEGQV; encoded by the coding sequence GTGTGTACGCTCGTCTTCGCCTGGCAGGTGTTCCCCGACGCGCCGGTCGTCGCGGCGGCCAACCGCGACGAGGCGCTCGATAGACCGTCGACGCCGCCCGAAGTGATCGAAGAGTCACCCCGCGTCGTCGCCCCCCGCGACGAGGAAGCGGGCGGCACCTGGATCGGCTACAACGAGGCGGGTGTGTTCGTCGCGATCACCAATCGGTGGAACGGGCGTGACCCGGGCGGCGAGCGCTCGCGCGGGTTGCTCGTCCGGGACGCGCTCCGCCAGTCCTCGGCGGAGGCGGCCACACGCCTGGTCGAGCGGGAACTCGACGAGAACACCTACGACGGGTTCAACCTCGTCGTCGCGGACGCGAGCGCCGCGCTGTTCGTCGAGTGGGACGGCGACCGTCGCCGCGTTCGGAACTTCGACCCCGGCGTCCACGTCGTCGTCAACGTCGGCGCCGACGGCGACTACACTATCCCCGAGCGCCGCGCCGAGGCCGGGCGAGCCCAGGCCGAGAACGCCGGGAAAGTCGCGGCCGCTCTGGAGGTCGAGCCTGGCGAGCGGAGTACGGAATGGCTCGACCGCGCCGCCGACGTGGTCGCCGACCACGAGTACGGCGTCTGTATCCACCGCGACCGCTTCGGGACGCGCTCGTCGTCGCTGGTCGAGATCGGCCGTGAGGGATCGCGATACCGCTACGCCGACGGTCCCCCGTGCGAGACCGACTACCGCGACGTGGAGGGCCAGGTTTAA
- a CDS encoding DsbA family protein: MNDETRGSSRRAFLAGTGALAGSALAGCNGLVSGPGSEGTPTARDVSLPTPYKGPEDASVTVGVYKDFACPACRQFDQQIAPQVEREYVDPGVVRLEHYDFPLDMHEPDSYTAANAARAVQHAADDAAFFAYADLLFDNQADLGPSTYADLAGDVDVDGERVRSDAEGRTYRSVVEADKQQGIDAGVRGTPWVFVNGSALDGFGWETVRSAIENARSEGWGRERGAGEGSADPVARSEGS; this comes from the coding sequence ATGAACGACGAGACACGGGGATCGAGCAGACGCGCGTTTCTCGCGGGGACTGGCGCGCTCGCCGGGAGCGCGCTCGCGGGATGTAACGGACTCGTCTCCGGGCCGGGAAGCGAAGGGACGCCGACCGCTCGTGACGTGTCGCTGCCGACGCCGTACAAGGGACCCGAGGACGCTTCGGTCACCGTCGGCGTCTACAAGGACTTCGCCTGTCCGGCCTGCCGGCAGTTCGACCAGCAGATCGCGCCGCAGGTCGAGCGCGAATACGTCGACCCGGGAGTCGTCCGACTCGAACACTACGACTTCCCGCTGGACATGCACGAACCCGACTCGTACACGGCGGCCAACGCCGCGCGGGCCGTCCAGCACGCGGCCGACGACGCGGCCTTCTTCGCGTACGCCGACCTGCTGTTCGACAACCAGGCCGATCTGGGGCCGTCGACGTACGCCGACCTCGCAGGGGACGTCGACGTGGACGGCGAGCGCGTCCGGTCCGACGCCGAGGGTCGGACCTATCGCTCGGTCGTGGAGGCCGACAAACAGCAGGGAATCGACGCGGGCGTGCGCGGCACGCCGTGGGTGTTCGTGAACGGGTCGGCCCTCGACGGATTCGGCTGGGAGACCGTCCGGTCGGCGATCGAGAACGCGCGTTCCGAGGGCTGGGGGCGCGAGCGAGGCGCGGGGGAGGGGAGCGCCGATCCGGTCGCTCGGTCGGAAGGCTCCTAA